One genomic segment of Falco peregrinus isolate bFalPer1 chromosome 7, bFalPer1.pri, whole genome shotgun sequence includes these proteins:
- the RP1L1 gene encoding retinitis pigmentosa 1-like 1 protein isoform X1: MNQMPDDYLSTTSSYNYEQPFPTVARTSTVTRVPPAKKITFFKSGDPQFAGVKMAINQRSFKSFNALMDDLSHRVPLPFGVRTITTPRGIHCISELDQLEDGGCYLCSDKKYVKPINITSVGHRPGPPRNGRPSSTMRRAAQEGKLEDYSAPFTHHGPRIPKKITLVKNGESGFRRSIILNRRNARSFKTLLDEISEILQFPVKKLYTADGKKIDSMQALLHCPSVLVCVGREPFKPVSMENLRKHSVEKLPNLAPRSNGNNVNENNEMNFGLEAKKSVIHPRSASSNRSMRFSLSSEKSYPNGLAASPDNGAPFSNGCSHSKPGDLVHSLVNDDIEKRVHVNKDGSLSVEMKVRFRLLNDETLQWSTQIRKSNLMNQMPCQESGVEEDSGVDPIQKMNPEASSEADESLYPCDIDSYMSKLEESECDEAHCHSCGKKHQDYDIWKNPMHTSQREEPRVQCTWHTRSSCSSTSSRRRVVHRKMASMDSLHTTSSEEFSEHIVQESSSYSETIENRVAYRSIKKCMCRSDLSTGASNGEDQQEYTRTSTGNSQRPSSLGLMSHSSCENNLDTQDAPEDHEASKKNLQNEDESCSEVSSVKCLKDDMEEVESSRVGSVMSGSSLQSRQSKKNVCEETSSVGRSMSSSSLQNTHQENNTKCSTPASSVHSKSSNCATPRAKSEQGDHSDDNVVSSFSSESCPKKEDEDAEAEQGENEINDVSSVSAKTKPSQSVRDESSDSERCSTQGTSHSRASDRHSKRSDSNEIVLCNASCSSKGSKKSKHSYINVDAQSEMSVSSLESTWNKKKNSLHADDARSCSRASNYSKSSCEIKKKSVGDAMSHRSGSLHSNISFTSEAEVIAGFTEEKSLKSTTNAYSESSKGSKKRSHREENSKTPSVCSSVSSPNEKAGEGRSKINSEATSRQGSMSESVCSKSVHSTGTGIRNGNPASVFSRASSKSEVKGKCSLTQTSQESNDRYSQSNVSQSSKARPRKTTNLHVKMSNSSRASLSENLSVCSMHCPVPPKGKPNSNKIRSNMLKNSSISSIGTESVLTTGKEQKEIVDSSKATSYGSKSAATEINDQENKEIDDSCNRKVEEELEDTGVQEEGSDLMPSALPNTSPEEVVQEWLSKIPSETLLMKYEMEDGAEEECNEATTEVSNSINTEEISENEKAEKKNVEEAENEAKGEEGQETEEGTAINEEAEVCVNQEESPEALSEAAKADQAECSQSVTSSQNNNRRDLPTSVKTSVQIMKALLSSKHETKFDRSHSLPEVSPTMGRKLSNSANILITCLASLQLLDENSEDPSDTSKYLNKSRYMELLNIFQALWFGCTAEKSGPSSGQEASEQAKTASGFKSPKSVDYDFTPLSSSGVDVSSGSGGSVEDSTAGAKDCALKAQKTAGFKSVEPVENVETGTELTEAEGQSKEEELSSRPSTACSKSKGEEKAQSTRGSSVIQEAEENKEDQCSNCENGQEEGGEGGNQENSKLTESGEQEAEAVNDELPKENLEEEADQLATTDDANVNDADCGTELKAAVEEQLGEESPNDPESKVDMTTSMDTTLVQQKSADPDPVWVLRLLKKIEKEFMAHYVSAMNEFKVRWNLQNNQQTDKMILELKEEVSKRIQRSIEKELRKIKTRAGKNMPRPPDEPLKHESTLQIEQRRRRLQTIHKMSLFSEKNGTQTRTQRLESTSDLPFDVDEDIAFDAAFEASTSTQSSEEEYCPCDSCLRKKMASKPIRNPVVATNAPIMKAFDLQQILRLKKNDNEEACVSEAAQDTKTIPSSSMEEAAENGNPKEENDAGELQPNEMEVESNEEKEAELNDVGSSALNGDGEGPETAESQNCEMEDEETKEEENEEAEEVGEETKEREEEEDEAKEEEEENEEEEITKAEEEETKEEEGETKEKEDEELKEEAAEEVEIKEEEEKQEEGKEAEEEETKEEEEEVKQEEEEEVKVEEEETKEEEEGEVEEEEEVKEEDEETKEEEEGLKEEEEETKEEEEEEVKVEEEETKEEEEGEGEGEGEEEETKEEEEEVKEEEEETKGEEEEEVKEEETKEEDEEVKEKEEEKKEEQEEVEEDEVETKEEEKEEVKENEEETKEEEEEEVEEDEEEKKDEGEEVKEDEEEKKDEGEEVDEDEEETKEEEEEEVKEDEEEKKEEEEEVEKDEEETNEEEEEEVKEDEEETKEEEEGVKEEDEGKKEDEDVKDEEETKEEEKVQEEEDVTKEDEEAKEDEEETKQEEQEVEEEEENPKEEEEEAKEEEEINKEEKEANGEEEDKEDTQNEEQEAEEKSKAEDEADNEAEEAEEPEDEDIGADDVEEMDKCRGDAGSGTDNNPEDVAEGNEEAEQDEAEAVEDTNPESEGEACSAEEENNSEGDDKYDENDEKPTSDDPDKAHEKHEDKGNNKVSESASKIKGKKTNKRLETLNKTAAYSCYSSVRSFSHKSQKGSEDEEECKDDTDFVNNHPNGEAQTDESSKPSQMYPDSEEEEEDKVSSCTDPLGDEDPADAEGIGAKEVEHTDEVQASKKKEDSDHIDQDDLDF, translated from the exons ATGAATCAGATGCCTGATGACTACCTGTCAACCACTAGCTCCTACAACTATGAGCAGCCCTTTCCCACCGTGGCTCGGACAAGCACTGTCACCAGGGTACCCCCagccaaaaaaataacattcttcaaGAGCGGAGATCCTCAGTTTGCAGGAGTCAAGATGGCCATCAATCAGAGAAGCTTCAAGAGCTTCAATGCACTCATGGATGACCTTTCTCATCGGGTCCCACTGCCATTTGGGGTACGGACCATCACTACCCCACGAGGAATACATTGCATCAGTGAGCTGGACCAGCTGGAGGATGGAGGATGCTACCTTTGCTCCGACAAGAAGTATGTCAAACCTATTAACATCACTTCTGTGGGACACAGGCCAGGCCCTCCGCGAAATGGTCGTCCCTCCAGTACCATGAGAAGAGCAGCTCAGGAGGGCAAGCTTGAAGATTATTCCGCACCTTTCACTCACCACGGCCCCAGAATACCCAAGAAAATCACTCTAGTTAAAAACGGGGAAAGTGGTTTTCGACGCTCAATTATCTTGAATCGCAGAAATGCCAGGAGTTTCAAAACGCTCCTGGATGAGATTTCAGAGATCCTGCAGTTCCCAGTAAAGAAACTCTACACTGCTGATGGGAAGAAG ATCGACAGCATGCAGGCTCTGCTTCACTGCCCCAGCGTGCTGGTGTGTGTCGGTCGGGAGCCATTTAAACCTGTATCGATGGAGAATTTGCGGAAACACTCAGTGGAGAAGCTGCCCAACCTGGCTCCCCGTTCCAACGGCAACAATGTcaatgaaaacaatgaaa TGAACTTTGGACTGGAAGCCAAAAAAAGTGTTATCCATCCACGGTCAGCATCAAGCAATAGGTCAATGAGATTTTCTTTATCATCAGAAAAGTCGTATCCTAATGGTCTTGCTGCCTCACCAGATAATGGTGCACCTTTCTCAAACGGTTGCTCACATTCAAAACCTGGAGACCTGGTCCATTCCTTGGTCAACGATGACATAGAAAAACGGGTGCATGTGAACAAGGATGGAAGCTTGTCCGTTGAGATGAAAGTCCGTTTCCGCTTGCTAAATGATGAGACTTTGCAGTGGTCCACTCAGATCAGAAAGTCCAATCTGATGAACCAGATGCCTTGCCAAGAGTCAGGCGTAGAGGAGGACAGTGGAGTAGACCCCATACAGAAAATGAACCCAGAAGCCAGCTCAGAGGCAGATGAATCATTATATCCCTGTGATATTGATTCTTACATGTCAAAACTTGAGGAATCAGAATGTGATGAGGCTCATTGTCACAGCTGTGGAAAGAAACACCAGGACTATGACATTTGGAAAAACCCCATGCACACATCCCAGAGGGAAGAGCCCAGAGTACAATGCACCTGGCACACACGGTCATCATGCTCCAGCACATCTTCCCGGAGGAGAGTAGTCCACAGAAAAATGGCATCCATGGATAGCCTCCACACCACGTCCAGTGAGGAATTCTCTGAGCACATTGTGCAAGAGTCCTCATCCTACTCAGAGACTATAGAGAACAGAGTGGCATACCGATCCATTAAAAAGTGTATGTGTCGAAGTGATCTGTCTACAGGTGCTTCCAATGGAGAGGACCAACAAGAATACACTCGGACAAGCACGGGCAATAGTCAGAGACCTTCATCCTTGGGTTTAATGTCACATTCAAGCTGTGAAAACAACCTGGATACTCAAGACGCCCCTGAAGACCATGAGgccagcaaaaaaaatttacaaaatgaaGATGAAAGTTGTTCTGAAGTTTCCTCTGTGAAATGTCTAAAGGATGATATGGAAGAGGTTGAAAGCAGCAGAGTTGGGAGTGTCATGTCAGGATCTTCTCTGCAGTCCAGACAGAGCAAGAAGAATGTATGTGAGGAAACAAGTAGTGTGGGTAGGAGCATGTCCTCCTCAAGCCTTCAGAACACACATCAAGAAAATAACACTAAGTGCTCTACTCCTGCCAGCAGTGTGCACAGCAAGTCTAGCAACTGTGCTACGCCAAGAGCAAAGAGCGAACAGGGTGACCACTCTGATGACAATGTAGtctcctccttctccagtgAGTCCTGCCCTAAGAAAGAGGATGAAGACGCTGAAGCAgaacaaggagaaaatgaaatcaatGATGTCAGCTCAGTGTCAGCAAAAACAAAGCCCAGCCAATCAGTTAGAGATGAAAGCAGTGACAGTGAACGATGCTCTACGCAAGGAACCTCCCATTCCAGAGCTAGTGACAGGCACAGCAAGAGAAGTGACAGCAATGAGATCGTTCTGTGCAATGCCTCTTGCTCTTCCAAAGGATCCAAAAAGAGCAAACACAGCTATATTAATGTGGATGCACAGTCTGAAATGTCTGTGTCATCACTTGAATCCACTTGGAATAAAAAGAAGAATTCCCTACATGCAGATGATGCGAGATCATGCAGCAGGGCATCTAATTACTCCAAAAGCTCAtgtgaaatcaagaaaaaatcTGTCGGAGACGCCATGTCTCATAGGTCAGGTTCTCTTCACTCCAACATTTCATTTACTAGTGAAGCAGAGGTAATTGCAGGTTTTACTGAGGAGAAAAGCTTGAAAAGTACAACCAATGCCTACAGTGAATCCTCAAAAGGCTCAAAGAAGAGAAGCCATAGAGAAGAAAATAGCAAGACACCTTCCGTCTGCTCGAGCGTTTCAAGCCCTAATGAAAAAGCTGGAGAGGGTCGTTCCAAGATTAATTCAGAGGCCACTTCAAGACAGGGAAGTATGAGTGAGAGTGTTTGTTCAAAAAGTGTCCACTCAACTGGGACTGGCATTAGGAATGGAAATCCTGCAAGTGTCTTTTCAAGAGCCTCTTCTAAGTCAGAAGTAAAAGGTAAATGTTCATTGACACAGACATCCCAGGAAAGTAACGATAGGTATTCACAGTCAAACGTATCTCAATCTTCAAAAGCAAGGCCAAGAAAAACTACAAATCTTCATGTGAAGATGTCAAACTCCAGCCGAGCGTCATTGTCTGAGAATTTGTCGGTATGTAGTATGCATTGCCCTGTCCCACCAAAAGGGAAACCGAACAGCAACAAAATACGTTCAAACATGTTGAAGAATTCCTCCATTAGCAGCATAGGTACTGAGTCAGTGCTGACCacaggaaaagagcagaaagaaattgTAGATTCCTCCAAAGCCACTTCCTATGGGTCTAAATCAGCTGCGACTGAAATAAATGATCAGGAGAATAAAGAGATTGATGATTCTTGCAACAGAAAAGTTGAGGAAGAGTTAGAAGACACAGGCgtgcaggaggaagggagcGATTTAATGCCATCTGCTCTACCAAATACATCTCCAGAAGAAGTTGTGCAAGAATGGCTAAGTAAAATCCCGTCAGAAACATTGCTTATGAAATATGAAATGGAGGACGGTGCAGAAGAGGAATGTAATGAGGCAACCACCGAGGTATCGAACAGTATAAATACAGAGGAAATCTCAGAGAatgaaaaagctgagaaaaagaatGTGGAGGAGGCTGAAAATGAGGCAAAGGGTGAAGAGGGACAAGAGACAGAAGAAGGCACTGCTATTAATGAAGAGGCTGAAGTATGTGTGAATCAGGAAGAAAGCCCTGAGGCTTTGTCCGAAGCTGCCAAAGCTGACCAGGCAGAATGCAGCCAGTCAGTTACATCCAGCCAAAATAACAACAGAAGAGACCTTCCAACCTCTGTCAAGACTTCTGTCCAGATCATGAAGGCCTTGCTCAGttcaaaacatgaaacaaaatttgACCGATCACACAGTTTGCCTGAAGTGTCCCCCACTATGGGAAGAAAACTGAGTAACTCTGCCAACATTTTGATTACTTGTCTTGCCAGTCTCCAGCTCCTTGATGAAAATTCAGAAGATCCATCAGATacatcaaaatatttgaataagTCGAGGTATATGGAGctgctaaatatttttcaggccCTGTGGTTTGgatgcacagctgaaaaaagtgGTCCAAGTTCAGGTCAAGAGGCAAGTGAGCAGGCAAAAACAGCCTCTGGGTTTAAATCCCCCAAATCTGTAGATTATGACTTCACCCCCCTGTCCTCCTCTGGGGTCGATGTTAGCAGTGGTTCTGGTGGCTCAGTAGAAGACAGTACCGCTGGTGCCAAGGACTGTGCCTTAAAGGCACAGAAAACTGCTGGATTCAAATCAGTTGAACCAGTGGAAAATGTAGAGACTGGCACGGAACTGACTGAGGCTGAGGGGCAAAGTAAGGAGGAAGAGCTGTCATCCCGACCTTCCACAGCCTGTTCAAAATCAAAAGGTGAGGAAAAAGCACAGTCTACTAGAGGGAGCTCTGTAATTCAGGAGGCAGAAGAGAATAAGGAAGATCAGTGCAGTAACTGTGAAAATGGtcaggaggaagggggagaaggtggaaaccaagaaaacagcaaattaaCTGAAAGTGGAGAACAAGAAGCTGAAGCTGTGAATGATGAActtccaaaagaaaatcttgaagAGGAAGCTGATCAGCTAGCCACTACGGATGATGCAAATGTCAATGATGCTGATTGTGGGacagagctgaaagcagctgTAGAAGAACAGCTTGGAGAAGAGTCTCCAAATGACCCAGAGTCCAAAGTCGATATGACCACCAGTATGGACACAACCCTTGTCCAGCAGAAGTCAGCGGATCCAGACCCAGTTTGGGTCCTGagactgcttaaaaaaattgaGAAGGAATTCATGGCTCACTATGTCAGTGCCATGAATGAATTCAAAGTCAGGTGGAACCTGCAGAACAATCAGCAGACAGATAAAATGATACTAGAGCTGAAGGAGGAAGTGAGTAAAAGGATACAAAGAAGCATAGAGAAAGAGCTGAGGAAGATCAAAACCAGAGCAGGAAAGAATATGCCAAGACCTCCAGATGAACCACTCAAGCATGAGTCAACACTCCAAATTGAGCAGAGGAGACGGCGATTGCAAACTATACATAAAATGTCACTCTTCAGTGAGAAGAATGGAACCCAGACTAGAACCCAGAGGCTAGAGAGCACATCAGACTTACCATTTGACGTAGATGAAGATATAGCATTTGATGCAGCATTTGAGGCCAGTACTAGTACACAAAGTAGTGAGGAGGAATACTGCCCATGTGACTCttgcttgaggaaaaaaatggcttcCAAGCCAATAAGAAACCCAGTGGTGGCCACCAATGCCCCAATCATGAAAGCATTTGATTTACAGCAAATCCTGAGGTTGAAGAAAAACGACAATGAGGAAGCCTGTGTCTCAGaagcagcccaggataccaAAACAATTCCCAGCAGTTCTatggaggaagcagcagaaaatggcAACCCAAAAGAGGAGAATGATGCGGGTGAACTCCAGCCAAATGAAATGGAAGTGGAGAGCAATgaggaaaaggaggcagaatTAAATGATGTAGGCAGCTCAGCGTTGAACGGAGATGGAGAAGGACCTGAAACAGCAGAGAGTCAAAACTGTGAGATGGAGgatgaagaaaccaaagaagaggaaaatgaagaggcagaagaagtgggggaagaaacaaaagagagagaagaagaggaagatgaagcaaaagaggaggaggaagagaatgaggaagaagaaataacgaaggcagaagaagaggaaacaaaagaggaggagggagaaacaaaagagaaagaagatgaGGAACtaaaagaggaagcagcagaggaagtggaaataaaagaggaggaagagaagcaggaggaagggaaggaggcggaagaggaagaaacaaaagaggaggaagaggaagtgaagcaggaagaggaagaggaagtaaaggtggaagaggaagaaacaaaagaggaagaggaaggggaagtggaagaggaagaggaagtgaaagaggaagatgaagaaacaaaagaggaggaagagggactgaaggaggaagaggaagaaacaaaagaagaagaggaagaggaagtaaaggtggaagaggaagaaacaaaagaggaagaggaaggagaaggggaaggggaaggggaagaggaagaaacaaaagaggaggaagaggaagtgaaggaggaagaggaagaaacaaaaggggaggaggaagaggaagtgaaggaggaagaaacaaaagaggaggatgaggaagtgaaggagaaagaggaagaaaaaaaagaggagcaaGAGGAAGTGGAGGAGGATGAGGTGGAAacaaaagaggaggagaaagaggaagtgaaggagaatgaggaagaaacaaaagaggaggaggaagaggaagtggaggaggatgaggaagaaaaaaaagatgagggaGAGGAAGTGAaggaggatgaggaagaaaaaaaagatgagggaGAGGAAGTggatgaggatgaggaagaaacaaaagaggaggaggaagaggaagtgaaggaggatgaggaagaaaaaaaagaggaggaagaggaagtggagaaggatgaggaagaaacaaatgaggaggaggaagaggaagtgaaggaggatgaggaagaaacaaaagaggaggaggagggagtgaaagaggaggatgaaggaaaaaaagaagatgaagacgttaaggatgaggaagaaacaaaagaggaggagaaggtgcaagaagaggaagatgtaACAAAGGAGGatgaagaagcaaaagaagatgaggaagaaacaaaacaagaggaGCAGGAagtggaagaagaggaagaaaacccaaaagaggaggaggaagaagcaaaagaggaagaagaaataaataaagaggagaaggaagcaaaTGGGGAAGAGGAAGATAAAGAAGACACTCAAAATGAAGAGCAGGAAGCTGAGGAGAAGTCCAAAGCTGAAGATGAAGCTGACAATGAAGCTGAAGAAGCAGAGGAGCCAGAGGATGAAGACATTGGAGCTGATGATGTGGAAGAGATGGACAAatgcagaggagatgctggctCTGGAACTGACAATAATCCTGAAGATGTTGCAGAAGGCAATGAAGAAGCTGAGCAGGATGAAGCTGAGGCAGTGGAAGACACAAATCCAGAGTCAGAAGGTGAGGCATGTTCagctgaggaggaaaacaacagTGAAGGAGATGACAAATATGATGAGAATGATGAGAAACCTACCAGTGATGACCCTGAcaaagcacatgaaaaacaTGAAGACAAAGGCAACAACAAGGTTTCTGAGAGTGCCTCAAAgatcaaaggcaaaaaaaccaacaaaagacTAGAGACTCTGAACAAAACAGCAGCCTATTCTTGTTATTCTTCTGTAAGAAGCTTCTCACACAAATCCCAGAAGGGGTCTGAAGATGAAGAGGAATGCAAAGATGACACTGACTTTGTGAACAACCATCCCAATGGAGAGGCTCAAACTGATGAGAGCAGCAAACCCTCACAGATGTATCCTGAcagtgaggaagaagaagaggacaAAGTATCTTCATGCACTGATCCTTTGGGAGATGAGGACCCAGCAGATGCCGAAGGTATAGGTGCAAAGGAGGTTGAACACACTGATGAAGTTCAGGcttctaaaaagaaagaagactcTGATCATATTGACCAGGATGACCTGGACTTCTAG